One window from the genome of Marinobacter sp. LV10R510-11A encodes:
- a CDS encoding TetR/AcrR family transcriptional regulator, with product MTPASASPSPAQRKPGHARARLLEVSRRLFIMRGIDAVSYGDIAKEVGSTRANLHYHFGNKAELIKEVFAVTFQEVRAGLADIWLVPSLSLGARIDLLFEDAKARFEKFNQPETERTPWSLSSRARLDFSAMDAEVAEGISEMSEYFEKCVAHAVQLAVGTGELRADTPVEDVVLMITPLWYFGSPITQFSGITRLQNHYEAAKRTLKAAYGAPAK from the coding sequence ATGACACCGGCTTCAGCATCACCAAGCCCAGCTCAGCGAAAGCCCGGACATGCCCGGGCTCGATTACTCGAGGTGTCTCGGCGACTCTTCATTATGCGGGGAATTGATGCCGTAAGTTACGGTGACATAGCCAAAGAAGTAGGGTCTACCAGAGCAAATCTCCACTACCACTTCGGCAACAAAGCTGAACTGATAAAAGAGGTGTTCGCGGTAACCTTTCAGGAGGTACGGGCGGGCCTTGCGGACATTTGGCTAGTACCTAGCCTGTCACTCGGGGCACGTATCGACTTGTTATTCGAAGATGCCAAAGCACGCTTTGAGAAATTCAATCAGCCCGAAACTGAACGCACCCCCTGGAGCCTTTCATCCCGAGCCCGCCTGGACTTCAGCGCCATGGATGCGGAAGTGGCTGAGGGAATCTCCGAGATGTCAGAGTACTTCGAGAAATGCGTGGCGCACGCGGTGCAGCTGGCTGTTGGCACCGGTGAACTTCGAGCGGATACACCTGTTGAGGATGTCGTTTTGATGATCACACCTCTGTGGTATTTCGGCTCACCGATTACCCAGTTCTCCGGAATCACGCGACTGCAAAACCACTACGAAGCCGCAAAGCGAACCCTCAAGGCTGCCTATGGAGCTCCCGCCAAATAA
- a CDS encoding carboxyl transferase domain-containing protein, with product MKFNKLLIANRGEIAVRIARAAGDMGLESVAVYSEDDSASLHLSHADHTVLIPGKGAHAYLNIDAIIAAAKESGADALHPGYGFLSENSELARRCKAEGITFIGPEPETLDTLGDKAAARQLAELCNVPVVPGSKGQTTVEQVKDFMAGLGGDVAVVIKAISGGGGRGMRIVQPNEDVEAAYEACAREAKAAFGDDSLYVERLVQHGRHIEVQVLGDGKGDAVHFWERECSLQRRNQKLIEIAPSPTLSESTRENLLEASLRMARKVNYAGLGTFEFLVAANGNDYFFIEANPRLQVEHTITEEITGVDLVQSQIAVLGGTSLADLNLTQNQIAAANGYAIQCRVNMETMDASGATQPSGGTLQAFEPPTGPGVRVDTFGYSGYTTSPHFDSLLAKVIVHSRSSDYTQAVRKAYRALCQFRVEGVKTNTSFLQALLSRKEVSKNQVYTRYVDDQMASLVAESEQEHPRLFRATPTTAGSRAGTQAVIAPEGSTSIPAPMQGQLVATLVAEGDIVANGQTLAILEAMKMEHEIKAPTAGIIRGLPITNGEYVSESQVIAFIEPSDSDSQEEVIEQKIDLDYIRPDLAESFERHRLTLDEARPGAVAKRHKLNMLTARENVANICDPGSFMEYGALTFAAQRRRRDVEDLIRSTPADGLVAGIGAVNSETFDEDQARCAVLAYDYTVMAGTQGTMNHRKTDRVLQVAEEQQLPVIFFTEGGGGRPGDTDDGTIVAGLSYATFLRYARLTALAPRIGIVAGRCFAGNAVFAGCSDLLIATKNATLGMAGPAMIEGGGLGVYTSEEVGPMSVQVPNGVVDCLVEDEREAAQVARKLMSYFQGSLPDSTCADQRLLRSSIPENRLRSYDIRALISTLVDTDSLLELRPSFAPGMVTAFARIEGRPIGLIANDPRHLGGAICANGADKASRFMQLCDAYDVPLLSLCDTPGFMVGPEAEKTGLVRHTTRMFVTAASLQIPVLSVVLRKGYGLGAMGMTAGSFHAPFFTAAWPTGEFGGMGLEGAVRLGFRDEIANAGDEAAQKAMFEKLVAEQYERGKALSMAVSLEIDAVIDPADTRNWILRGLKSVKKPGPRHGRRRPMVDTW from the coding sequence GTGAAATTCAATAAGTTACTCATTGCCAATCGTGGGGAAATTGCCGTACGTATTGCCCGGGCCGCTGGGGATATGGGGCTGGAATCCGTAGCCGTATACTCAGAGGATGACAGTGCCTCACTTCACCTCAGCCACGCTGACCATACGGTGCTCATACCAGGCAAGGGTGCCCACGCGTATCTGAATATCGATGCCATTATTGCCGCAGCCAAAGAATCTGGCGCGGACGCTTTGCACCCTGGCTATGGCTTTCTCAGTGAGAATTCTGAACTGGCTAGGCGTTGCAAGGCAGAGGGCATTACCTTTATTGGGCCCGAGCCAGAAACCCTCGACACGCTAGGCGATAAAGCCGCGGCACGTCAGTTGGCCGAGCTCTGTAACGTTCCCGTGGTGCCTGGTTCCAAAGGCCAAACCACGGTCGAGCAGGTCAAGGACTTCATGGCCGGTCTCGGTGGCGATGTGGCTGTTGTCATCAAGGCTATTTCCGGTGGCGGTGGCCGGGGCATGCGTATTGTTCAGCCAAATGAGGATGTAGAGGCGGCTTATGAGGCGTGCGCGCGTGAGGCCAAGGCGGCATTTGGAGATGATAGCCTGTATGTAGAACGCTTGGTGCAGCACGGTCGCCATATTGAAGTTCAGGTTCTTGGTGACGGTAAAGGTGATGCCGTACATTTTTGGGAGCGCGAATGCAGCCTGCAGCGGCGCAACCAAAAACTGATCGAGATCGCACCCAGCCCCACGCTTTCTGAGAGCACCCGAGAGAACCTGCTGGAAGCATCTCTGCGAATGGCCAGAAAGGTCAATTATGCCGGTCTAGGCACTTTTGAATTTTTAGTGGCAGCCAATGGCAACGACTACTTCTTTATTGAAGCTAACCCCAGGCTTCAGGTTGAGCATACCATTACCGAGGAAATCACCGGGGTTGATCTGGTTCAGTCACAAATCGCCGTTCTGGGCGGCACCAGCCTGGCGGATTTGAACCTCACCCAGAATCAGATTGCCGCAGCCAATGGCTATGCCATTCAGTGCAGAGTCAACATGGAGACCATGGACGCCTCTGGTGCCACCCAGCCCAGCGGTGGCACGCTTCAGGCTTTTGAGCCCCCCACGGGGCCCGGCGTGCGAGTGGATACGTTCGGCTACAGCGGCTATACCACTAGCCCTCACTTCGATTCGCTGCTCGCAAAGGTTATCGTTCACAGCCGTTCCAGTGATTACACTCAAGCCGTTCGCAAAGCCTATCGTGCCCTGTGCCAGTTCCGGGTAGAGGGAGTGAAAACCAATACATCCTTCTTGCAGGCCCTGCTATCTCGGAAGGAAGTAAGCAAGAACCAGGTCTACACACGGTATGTGGATGACCAGATGGCAAGCCTAGTGGCGGAAAGTGAACAGGAGCACCCTCGGCTGTTTCGAGCCACTCCAACCACCGCAGGTAGTCGTGCGGGGACTCAAGCCGTTATAGCTCCAGAAGGCTCAACGTCAATCCCAGCACCCATGCAGGGCCAGCTGGTGGCCACACTGGTGGCTGAGGGAGATATTGTTGCCAATGGCCAGACCCTAGCCATTCTCGAAGCCATGAAAATGGAGCATGAGATTAAGGCGCCCACCGCCGGCATTATCCGTGGCTTGCCGATAACCAATGGTGAGTATGTCAGCGAAAGCCAAGTCATTGCCTTTATCGAGCCTAGTGACAGTGATTCACAAGAAGAAGTTATTGAACAAAAAATCGACCTAGATTATATCCGGCCAGACCTGGCGGAGTCTTTCGAACGGCACCGCTTGACCTTGGATGAGGCTCGCCCAGGTGCTGTCGCCAAACGCCACAAACTGAATATGCTCACCGCCAGGGAGAACGTTGCCAATATCTGCGACCCGGGCAGCTTCATGGAATATGGGGCGCTTACGTTTGCCGCTCAGCGCCGGCGCAGAGACGTTGAAGATTTGATTCGATCAACACCAGCAGATGGGTTGGTTGCCGGCATAGGTGCGGTCAATAGCGAAACGTTTGATGAAGACCAAGCGCGTTGTGCCGTGTTGGCCTACGACTACACCGTAATGGCGGGCACTCAGGGCACGATGAACCACAGGAAGACTGACCGAGTGTTGCAGGTGGCTGAAGAGCAGCAGCTGCCGGTCATATTTTTCACCGAAGGCGGTGGCGGTCGGCCCGGCGATACAGACGATGGCACCATAGTGGCGGGGCTCAGCTACGCCACCTTTTTGCGATACGCCCGACTGACTGCCTTAGCTCCCCGAATTGGTATTGTCGCCGGGCGTTGCTTTGCGGGCAACGCAGTGTTTGCCGGTTGTAGTGACCTGCTGATTGCCACCAAGAACGCCACGCTGGGCATGGCGGGCCCCGCCATGATTGAAGGCGGAGGGCTGGGTGTGTATACCTCGGAAGAGGTTGGCCCCATGTCGGTTCAGGTGCCCAATGGTGTCGTTGATTGCCTGGTTGAGGATGAGCGGGAAGCGGCCCAGGTTGCCCGCAAGCTAATGTCTTATTTTCAGGGCAGTCTCCCTGATTCGACATGTGCCGATCAGCGGCTACTGCGATCCAGCATTCCCGAAAACCGCCTGCGCTCCTATGATATTCGTGCGCTCATCAGCACTCTGGTAGACACAGACAGCCTCTTAGAGCTTCGCCCGAGTTTCGCCCCAGGAATGGTCACGGCCTTCGCTCGTATTGAAGGTCGGCCAATCGGCCTGATTGCAAACGATCCTAGGCATCTTGGGGGTGCGATTTGCGCTAATGGCGCGGACAAAGCCTCCCGCTTTATGCAGCTGTGCGACGCCTACGACGTACCCTTGCTTAGCCTGTGCGACACACCGGGGTTCATGGTTGGCCCAGAGGCGGAGAAAACCGGGCTGGTACGTCACACCACTCGCATGTTCGTAACCGCTGCGAGTCTGCAGATCCCCGTGCTATCAGTGGTGCTGCGCAAAGGCTATGGTTTAGGCGCCATGGGTATGACGGCTGGCTCTTTCCATGCACCCTTCTTCACGGCTGCCTGGCCTACGGGTGAGTTTGGTGGGATGGGTCTGGAAGGTGCCGTGCGTTTGGGCTTTCGCGATGAAATCGCCAACGCTGGCGACGAAGCTGCCCAAAAAGCCATGTTCGAGAAATTGGTTGCGGAACAATATGAGAGAGGCAAAGCCTTAAGCATGGCGGTGTCGCTAGAGATCGATGCTGTCATCGATCCAGCAGACACCCGCAACTGGATACTGCGCGGGCTGAAATCCGTGAAAAAACCAGGCCCCCGCCATGGCCGTCGCCGGCCGATGGTGGATACCTGGTAA
- a CDS encoding 3-oxoacyl-ACP reductase — MSDIYLKLVNTPIGKTAAQSLGLPSPVPLKRLKRADQPFIEGDVLVGAGNGGKAISTIGNVLGASAATLYHASGKETLEDSAKAGNKAQALDLASGTETKFSALVFDATGLKGPEDLRALYDFFHPTIKKLGANARVVIIGQDPATCRKAPQAAAQQALEGFTRSVGKEIGKKGATANLLWIAPNAEPQLESSLRFFLSVRSAYVSGQVVRIGKTTSAPATNPVAPLTGKVALVTGASRGIGASIAATLSRDGATVIGLDIEPAMEELEKVTNAIKGKALACDITAADAPKKIADFAEKHFGGLDIVIHNAGITRDKTLGNMPEHFWDMTIAVNLTAEEHINDALMERGLLKEGGRIVCISSISGIAGNFGQTNYSTAKSGVIGYVEAMAKQVKNGVTINAVAPGFIETQMTAAMPLTLREAGRRMNSLSQGGQPVDVAETIAWFCSPASGGVNGNAVRVCGQSLIGK, encoded by the coding sequence ATGTCTGATATCTATCTAAAACTTGTAAATACACCCATAGGAAAAACCGCCGCGCAATCCCTTGGATTACCCTCACCAGTGCCTCTCAAACGACTCAAGCGCGCGGATCAGCCGTTTATTGAAGGCGATGTTTTGGTGGGCGCTGGTAACGGCGGCAAAGCCATATCGACCATCGGCAATGTTTTAGGCGCCAGTGCCGCGACGCTTTATCACGCCAGCGGTAAAGAAACTCTGGAAGATTCAGCAAAAGCCGGAAATAAAGCGCAAGCATTGGATTTGGCTTCGGGCACCGAAACCAAATTTTCAGCCCTAGTGTTCGATGCCACAGGCTTGAAAGGGCCAGAGGATCTGCGCGCCCTATACGACTTTTTCCACCCTACCATCAAAAAACTCGGCGCTAACGCCCGTGTTGTGATCATCGGCCAGGATCCGGCAACGTGCCGCAAAGCACCCCAGGCAGCAGCACAGCAAGCTCTGGAGGGCTTCACGCGCAGTGTGGGCAAGGAAATTGGCAAGAAGGGCGCAACCGCTAACCTACTCTGGATAGCACCCAACGCCGAACCGCAGCTGGAATCCAGCCTCCGCTTCTTCCTCTCTGTTCGATCAGCCTATGTTTCCGGCCAGGTTGTGCGCATTGGCAAAACCACCAGCGCGCCAGCCACAAACCCGGTTGCACCACTTACTGGAAAAGTTGCGTTGGTAACGGGTGCCTCGCGGGGCATCGGCGCTTCGATTGCAGCTACCCTATCTCGGGATGGCGCTACGGTTATCGGGCTGGACATTGAGCCTGCCATGGAAGAGCTCGAGAAAGTCACAAACGCCATCAAAGGCAAAGCCCTAGCCTGCGACATTACCGCGGCAGATGCCCCCAAGAAGATCGCAGACTTTGCGGAAAAGCACTTTGGCGGGCTGGATATTGTTATTCACAACGCAGGCATTACCCGTGACAAAACATTGGGCAACATGCCAGAGCACTTCTGGGACATGACCATCGCCGTGAATTTGACAGCCGAAGAACACATCAACGATGCACTGATGGAACGGGGACTGCTGAAAGAAGGCGGCCGTATTGTGTGCATCTCTTCCATCAGCGGCATTGCCGGTAACTTTGGACAAACCAATTACTCCACCGCAAAATCCGGTGTGATTGGTTATGTAGAAGCCATGGCCAAGCAGGTAAAGAACGGCGTTACCATCAACGCGGTAGCCCCGGGCTTTATTGAAACCCAGATGACGGCTGCTATGCCTCTGACCTTGCGCGAAGCCGGTCGACGCATGAACAGCCTGTCCCAAGGCGGCCAGCCGGTAGACGTGGCAGAAACCATTGCCTGGTTCTGCAGCCCCGCCTCCGGTGGCGTTAATGGCAACGCTGTACGCGTGTGCGGCCAGTCGCTGATCGGAAAGTAA
- a CDS encoding acetyl-CoA C-acetyltransferase: protein MAQAQKTNQKTHQKTHQRKSAAPKAVEKGTSGVRRVAIIGGNRIPFARSNTAYSKINNQELLTSALRGLVDRYDLQGKRLGEVVAGAVIKHSRDFNLTREAAMSCGLAPETPAYDIQQACGTGLEAAILVANKIALGQIECGIAGGADTTSDAPIGVGEGLREILLDLNRAKTTGERLKILTRFRPSDLKPELPQNGEPRTGMSMGEHAQVTASEWSIPRDEQDLLAWESHQKLMKAYEEGFFDDLITPLAGLDRDNILRPSTTLEKLASLKPVFGGENGTMTAANSTALTDGASCVLLASEEWAKANNLEVKAWLTFSEVAAVDFVEKKEGLLMAPAYAVPQLIEKAGITLQDFDFYEIHEAFASQVLSTLKAWEDPAFCKDKLGLDKPLGSIDRAKLNVKGSSLATGHPFAATGGRILATLAKLLEEKGSGRGLISICAAGGQGVTAILER, encoded by the coding sequence ATGGCACAGGCTCAGAAGACCAACCAGAAGACTCATCAGAAGACTCATCAGAGGAAATCTGCAGCCCCGAAAGCGGTAGAGAAGGGCACCAGTGGCGTTCGCCGCGTTGCCATTATTGGTGGCAACCGTATTCCCTTTGCACGCTCCAATACAGCCTATAGCAAGATCAATAATCAGGAATTGCTGACATCGGCCTTGCGTGGGTTGGTAGACCGTTATGATCTTCAGGGTAAGCGTCTTGGTGAAGTGGTTGCCGGTGCTGTGATTAAGCACTCCAGAGACTTTAACCTTACCCGCGAAGCGGCGATGAGCTGTGGCCTTGCACCGGAAACGCCGGCGTACGATATTCAGCAGGCATGCGGTACTGGCTTGGAAGCGGCCATTCTGGTGGCCAACAAGATCGCCTTGGGGCAGATTGAATGCGGGATTGCGGGTGGTGCAGACACCACATCCGATGCACCAATCGGAGTGGGTGAAGGCCTGCGGGAAATTTTGTTGGATCTGAATCGGGCCAAAACCACCGGTGAGCGACTAAAAATTCTAACCCGTTTTCGTCCGAGCGACCTGAAGCCCGAGCTGCCGCAGAACGGCGAGCCTCGCACTGGCATGTCCATGGGCGAGCACGCGCAGGTGACTGCGAGTGAATGGTCTATCCCCCGAGACGAGCAGGACCTGCTGGCGTGGGAAAGCCACCAGAAGCTGATGAAAGCCTATGAAGAGGGCTTCTTTGACGACTTGATCACGCCGCTTGCCGGCCTTGATAGAGACAACATACTGCGCCCAAGCACAACGCTTGAGAAGTTGGCTAGCTTGAAGCCTGTTTTCGGTGGTGAGAATGGCACCATGACAGCCGCTAACAGCACCGCACTGACGGACGGCGCCTCTTGCGTGCTGCTGGCTAGCGAAGAGTGGGCAAAGGCCAATAACCTTGAAGTGAAAGCTTGGCTTACGTTCTCAGAAGTCGCAGCTGTGGATTTCGTTGAAAAGAAAGAAGGGCTGTTAATGGCGCCAGCTTACGCTGTGCCTCAGCTTATTGAGAAAGCCGGAATTACGTTACAGGATTTCGATTTCTATGAAATTCACGAGGCGTTTGCTTCTCAGGTTCTTTCAACGCTCAAAGCCTGGGAAGATCCTGCATTCTGCAAAGACAAGCTGGGCTTGGACAAGCCGCTAGGCAGCATCGATCGCGCTAAGCTGAACGTAAAGGGCAGCAGCCTTGCGACAGGTCACCCGTTTGCCGCGACCGGCGGGCGCATTCTGGCCACGCTGGCCAAGTTGCTGGAAGAAAAAGGCAGCGGCCGAGGGCTTATTTCCATCTGTGCTGCGGGCGGCCAGGGCGTAACGGCTATTCTGGAGCGATAA
- a CDS encoding helix-turn-helix domain-containing protein, with protein sequence MIRCHLARLMGERKMKIVDVAKETGLNRNTVTLLYKETAQRIDLDALDKLCKLFECEVGELLEFRQDD encoded by the coding sequence ATGATCCGTTGCCACCTAGCTCGACTGATGGGCGAGCGCAAAATGAAGATCGTGGATGTAGCAAAAGAGACGGGATTGAACCGGAATACGGTGACTCTGCTATACAAAGAAACAGCACAGCGCATCGATCTGGATGCGCTCGATAAACTCTGCAAACTTTTTGAGTGCGAAGTCGGCGAGCTTCTGGAATTTCGACAAGATGACTAA
- a CDS encoding Arm DNA-binding domain-containing protein, whose translation MGKVRTRKETGRLYLDFMCQGVRCREQTALPDTSANRKRVEALLQKIEAKILLGNFDYAEQFPDSGNLKKLRFGDTRAAEDAGENQTPLFVDFADQWFAESKVQWRNSHTRNVESILSSSLKPSFKGKRVGDVTKADILAARTKMAKRKGRGASGLMAPKTINSHLTILRMILTEAAERFEFDNPYRNIKPLKQQKVHIEPFSLAEVERICKYVREDYRIYYLLRFYTGMRTGEIDGLKWEHVDFARQEILVRETLINGETEYTKTDGSQREVPMFGPVYNALKTQYEATGKLSKFVFCNNEAKPLDHNNVTKRVWYPLLEVLKLTKRRPYQTRHTAATLLLASGENPEWVARVLGHSSTEMLFKVYSRYIPNVTRMDGSAFERLLQGRATNGEMDNETE comes from the coding sequence ATGGGTAAGGTAAGAACCCGCAAAGAGACCGGCAGGCTTTATTTAGACTTCATGTGTCAGGGCGTTCGCTGTCGCGAGCAAACTGCTTTGCCAGATACATCTGCAAATCGTAAGAGGGTTGAAGCGTTGCTTCAGAAAATTGAGGCAAAAATTCTGTTGGGGAACTTCGACTATGCAGAGCAGTTTCCGGATAGCGGTAATCTTAAAAAACTTAGGTTTGGAGATACCAGAGCGGCTGAAGACGCAGGGGAGAATCAGACTCCACTCTTCGTAGATTTTGCTGATCAATGGTTTGCGGAGTCCAAAGTCCAATGGCGCAACTCCCATACGCGCAACGTGGAGTCGATTCTTTCAAGCTCCTTGAAACCGTCCTTTAAGGGCAAGCGCGTAGGGGACGTCACAAAGGCAGACATCCTAGCCGCCCGCACCAAAATGGCCAAGCGCAAGGGTAGGGGAGCCAGTGGTCTGATGGCTCCCAAGACCATTAACAGCCATTTGACCATTCTGCGAATGATCCTGACCGAAGCGGCAGAGCGGTTTGAGTTTGATAACCCCTACCGGAATATCAAACCACTGAAGCAACAGAAAGTTCATATCGAGCCGTTCTCGCTGGCGGAGGTGGAACGCATCTGTAAGTACGTCCGAGAAGACTACCGCATCTATTATCTGTTGCGGTTCTACACCGGCATGCGTACCGGCGAAATTGACGGTTTGAAGTGGGAGCACGTGGATTTTGCCAGGCAAGAAATTCTCGTACGGGAAACACTGATCAACGGTGAGACTGAGTACACCAAAACAGATGGCTCCCAACGTGAGGTTCCCATGTTTGGCCCAGTCTACAACGCGCTAAAAACTCAATACGAGGCAACAGGCAAACTGAGCAAGTTTGTGTTCTGTAATAACGAGGCTAAACCACTGGATCACAACAACGTGACCAAGCGGGTTTGGTACCCGCTCCTAGAAGTCTTGAAGTTGACGAAAAGGCGGCCGTATCAGACTCGCCACACCGCAGCCACGTTACTGCTGGCTTCCGGCGAAAACCCAGAATGGGTTGCCAGGGTTTTAGGCCACTCATCTACCGAAATGCTGTTCAAAGTGTATTCACGCTATATCCCGAACGTCACTCGCATGGACGGTTCGGCATTCGAGCGCTTGCTGCAAGGTCGCGCCACCAATGGGGAGATGGACAATGAAACTGAATGA
- a CDS encoding TraI domain-containing protein, producing the protein MKLNDLRPIQKKTFTGTYRLTGRVTCFDDDGFPYSKLRLSSCTDDVVVLAAINAMAIPERLSHMELVVVKGHVCIGVEESAILLTDIRRPLRTEVARLPALQTLPRTFCPQPEHLDQLIESVRALESEHLQVFIKRVLERRDRLEIFLKAPASKCYHHNDPGGLLVHSLEVAKGVLNMIRINEPDMPRALQEVGFVAGLLHDIGKTFTCDVKGRPTAAARLCAHDDLTLEVCAFGLAYLDKVDPQAAITLRHIWTSASPGARYGMPAAMTLARYVRDADGQSAMADNQRKAFKRREPQGFARLGRNAYWLPSLEAR; encoded by the coding sequence ATGAAACTGAATGATCTACGCCCGATTCAGAAGAAGACCTTCACTGGCACCTATCGTCTGACTGGACGAGTCACGTGCTTCGATGACGATGGCTTCCCGTACTCAAAACTACGCCTGAGCAGCTGTACTGACGATGTTGTGGTGCTTGCGGCTATCAATGCGATGGCCATTCCCGAGCGACTGAGCCATATGGAACTGGTCGTGGTGAAAGGACACGTCTGTATTGGGGTTGAGGAAAGCGCGATTCTGCTGACGGACATTCGCCGGCCTCTTAGAACCGAAGTAGCCCGGTTGCCAGCCCTGCAAACATTGCCGCGAACCTTCTGCCCACAACCGGAACACTTAGATCAGTTGATTGAGAGCGTGCGAGCACTGGAGTCCGAACACCTGCAGGTCTTTATCAAGCGAGTGCTGGAGCGCCGGGATCGGCTGGAGATTTTTCTGAAAGCACCGGCAAGTAAATGCTACCACCACAACGATCCAGGTGGCTTGTTGGTGCATTCGCTGGAAGTCGCCAAAGGCGTATTGAACATGATCCGAATTAATGAGCCAGACATGCCCAGGGCGTTGCAAGAAGTCGGCTTTGTCGCGGGGCTCCTTCACGACATTGGCAAAACCTTTACCTGCGATGTTAAAGGTCGACCGACCGCCGCTGCTCGCCTCTGCGCACACGATGATCTTACCTTGGAAGTTTGCGCCTTTGGCCTCGCATACCTCGACAAGGTGGATCCGCAGGCAGCCATCACGCTTCGTCACATTTGGACCAGTGCGTCACCAGGGGCCCGCTACGGAATGCCGGCTGCCATGACGCTGGCGCGTTATGTTCGCGATGCGGACGGACAAAGCGCTATGGCCGATAACCAGAGAAAGGCATTCAAGCGCCGCGAACCCCAAGGTTTTGCCCGTTTGGGAAGAAATGCCTACTGGTTGCCTTCGCTGGAAGCCCGTTGA
- a CDS encoding IS1595 family transposase, producing the protein MKRANITAIEKTLANLPVDLKKYLADQLLGQINAQAHALLETATSHRSCPHCSSQYFVKWGYSAGLQRYRCQNPVCHKTFNAVSRTPLARLRHRDKWFDYLRCMRDSLTLRVSAARVGIDLKTAFRWRHRFLLASAHANANDLSGIIEVDETFFAESCKGKRKLTHRSPRKRGGQSNRKYKADKIPVLIARDRNGHISDLVDPALNKSTVHEFLTPIINCDSILCSDGHSWYKTFSKDHGIAHHRLITLDNQRVIGKEYHIQNVNSYISRLKGWMARFHGVGTAYLPSYLAWRRLFESEQPSEEAWLRTAISANQQRKPT; encoded by the coding sequence ATGAAGCGAGCCAACATTACTGCTATTGAGAAAACCTTAGCCAACCTTCCCGTTGACCTCAAAAAATATCTTGCTGATCAGCTTCTTGGGCAAATCAATGCTCAGGCTCATGCATTGCTCGAAACGGCCACCTCGCACCGCTCCTGCCCTCATTGCAGCAGTCAATATTTCGTAAAATGGGGCTATTCTGCCGGCCTGCAGCGCTACCGCTGCCAGAACCCGGTCTGCCACAAGACTTTCAATGCTGTTTCACGAACACCACTGGCTAGGTTGCGCCACCGTGATAAGTGGTTTGATTATCTACGGTGTATGCGAGACAGCCTGACCCTTCGGGTGTCGGCGGCCAGGGTAGGTATTGATTTGAAGACGGCTTTTCGGTGGCGCCATCGTTTTTTGCTCGCCAGCGCCCATGCAAACGCAAATGACCTTTCCGGCATTATTGAAGTGGATGAGACCTTCTTTGCTGAGTCCTGCAAAGGTAAGCGTAAGCTCACGCATCGCAGTCCCAGAAAGCGTGGTGGGCAGAGTAATCGGAAGTATAAAGCGGACAAAATTCCGGTACTTATTGCAAGAGATCGCAACGGTCATATTAGCGACCTAGTAGATCCGGCGTTGAACAAATCGACGGTTCATGAGTTTCTGACGCCGATCATTAATTGTGATTCGATTTTGTGTTCAGACGGCCACAGTTGGTATAAAACCTTCTCGAAAGACCATGGTATTGCGCATCATCGACTGATCACGCTCGACAATCAAAGGGTGATCGGCAAGGAATACCACATCCAAAACGTAAATAGTTATATCAGTCGATTGAAGGGCTGGATGGCTCGCTTTCATGGGGTGGGGACTGCTTATTTGCCGAGCTACTTAGCTTGGCGACGGCTGTTTGAAAGTGAACAACCTTCTGAAGAGGCTTGGCTGCGCACTGCGATAAGTGCAAACCAACAACGAAAACCAACATAG